The nucleotide sequence CGATAGCCGGAACAAAGGATTGGGAATTTTCAAGGAAATATAAACTTTATTACATGAAGGACAATCCTTATGGCAAGGCATCGAATAAGAACCCGGTCAAGCTTATGATAACTCTTGCTTCGGCATTGATGAGTCTGACAACACGGGGATTTGACGGAACGATCCATGAGAGTGACGGGGATTATCCGGTCTACTATGGCTGCGCACAGTGGGCGGTAACGCGGGAGTGCGCTTTATTTTTGGATGAGTTTGAGAGGACGCATCCGATTTTCAACAAACGTATGAAGCTAATGCAGTTTCCGGATGAAGAGTATTTTCATACGGTGGTACACAATTCTGAGTTTAAGACTAACTGTGTGAAATATGATGAGCCGGAAGAGAGGTGGCTCGTAAACTGGAGAAACCTGACTTACTTTGAATTTCCTAAGGAAGTCACATTATTAACCGAAAAAGACTATGATAAACTGATGCAGCAGCCGGATCTCTTTTGCAGGAAAGTAAGGACGGGGGAGTCGGATGGGCTGCTGGATATGTTGGATGGAGAAATGGCATGACAGATCTCGAAAAAGAAATAAATGAAAAATACAAGATTTCTGTAATAGTGCCTGTATTCAGGGTTGAAAAGTATTTAAGAAGATGTGTTGATTCCATCATCAATCAGACCTATAAAAATCTTGAGATAATACTTGTTGATGACGGGTCTGACGATGGATGTCCGGAAATCTGTGACAGATATAAAAGTATTGATGACAGGATCATCGTTATACATCAGAAGAATGGGGGTCTGTCAAAAGCAAGAAACAGCGGACTTGATATTGCTTCCGGTGATATCATATCCCTTGTGGATTCTGATGATTATATTAATCGCTACATGTATGAGGACATGATCCGGTATTTTGACAGTCCGGAAAACGATATCGTTATGTGC is from Lachnospiraceae bacterium C1.1 and encodes:
- a CDS encoding beta-1,6-N-acetylglucosaminyltransferase, giving the protein MRVAFLNLCHTDPELVARCARRLCSDPDFDMYIHLDAKQDIEPFKRALEPVDRVFFTPVRHKVYWGGYNAIHACYELLRTALKSDRKYDYFVMMQNLDYPIKSNAEIKAFFEDNNGREFIRGCPIAGTKDWEFSRKYKLYYMKDNPYGKASNKNPVKLMITLASALMSLTTRGFDGTIHESDGDYPVYYGCAQWAVTRECALFLDEFERTHPIFNKRMKLMQFPDEEYFHTVVHNSEFKTNCVKYDEPEERWLVNWRNLTYFEFPKEVTLLTEKDYDKLMQQPDLFCRKVRTGESDGLLDMLDGEMA